A genomic stretch from Desulfotignum balticum DSM 7044 includes:
- a CDS encoding DsrE family protein translates to MSEKNSDPKQKTVLFAFRGDPLCFVHVLLNGLDLHANGQQGKIVLEGESVTLVEKMSQPGHFLSDLYQKAKDAGIIHGACKACSAKLKATKAVENAGIPLIGDMSGHPAMSQFLAQGYQVITF, encoded by the coding sequence GTGTCTGAAAAAAACAGTGACCCCAAACAGAAAACAGTCCTGTTCGCCTTCAGAGGCGATCCTCTGTGCTTTGTCCATGTGCTGCTCAACGGCCTGGATCTGCACGCAAACGGACAGCAAGGAAAAATCGTGCTGGAAGGAGAATCCGTCACCCTGGTTGAAAAAATGAGCCAGCCCGGCCATTTTCTGTCAGACCTTTATCAGAAAGCCAAAGACGCCGGCATCATTCATGGGGCCTGCAAGGCGTGCAGTGCCAAGCTCAAGGCCACAAAAGCCGTGGAAAACGCAGGCATCCCCCTGATCGGGGACATGAGCGGCCACCCGGCCATGTCGCAGTTCCTGGCACAAGGGTATCAGGTCATCACGTTTTAA
- the htpG gene encoding molecular chaperone HtpG — translation MGEKQTHQFKTEVQQLLRLIINSLYSNKEIFVRELISNASDAIDKARFKEQTEPDLFSDDTDFQIRLAVDPEKKTFTITDNGIGMTLDEVNENIGTIAKSGTAAFMEVLEKSKKETTLTPELIGQFGVGFYSAFIVADKICLETRAAGADKGVRWESDGQGTYSIEEIDKKERGTTITLYLKEPEEDDQDFTDEYTIQHIVKKHSDFVTYPVIMNLEKSEPLPENEIIKDKDGKPIGDTFKKVRKDETLNSMKAIWAQPKEEVTEQEHEEFYKHISHNWDKPLAVIHNKFEGVTEYDVLMYIPSKAPFDLFRPERKHGMQLYCKRVFIMDDCKELLPDYLGFVQGVVDAPDLNLNVSREILQEDRLVRNIRKNLVKRVFSTLEEMDPEKYEEFYNEFGQALKAGIPTDFTNKERIAALLRYKTTKSEGKYVTLDQYIGNMKEDQKDIYYITGENLNSLMNSPLLESLKAKDYEVLLMVDPIDEWVTQSLTEYKDKKLKSAEKGDLDVEKVDDDKKNEYSALLSFLKGKLESHVKDVVVSNRLKDSVSCLSGDDWGMSAYMEKILKASGQKTPEQKRVMEVNVNHPVMEKIKQIFETDTTNPVLTDYADLLFDIAVISEGGKLDNPSRFSKLMGDLMAKAI, via the coding sequence ATGGGAGAGAAACAGACACACCAGTTTAAAACCGAAGTTCAGCAGCTGCTGCGCCTGATCATCAACTCTTTGTATTCCAACAAGGAGATTTTTGTCAGAGAACTGATATCCAATGCCTCGGACGCCATTGACAAGGCCCGGTTCAAGGAACAGACCGAACCGGACCTGTTCAGCGATGACACCGATTTTCAGATCCGCCTGGCCGTGGACCCGGAAAAAAAGACCTTCACCATCACGGACAACGGTATCGGCATGACTCTGGACGAAGTCAACGAAAACATCGGTACCATTGCCAAGTCCGGCACGGCCGCGTTCATGGAAGTGCTGGAAAAATCCAAAAAAGAAACCACCCTGACCCCGGAACTCATCGGTCAGTTCGGTGTGGGATTTTATTCCGCCTTTATCGTGGCCGATAAAATCTGCCTGGAAACCCGGGCCGCAGGGGCAGACAAAGGGGTGCGGTGGGAATCGGACGGCCAGGGCACCTACAGCATTGAAGAGATCGACAAAAAAGAGCGGGGCACCACCATCACCCTGTATTTGAAAGAACCGGAAGAAGATGACCAGGATTTCACGGATGAATATACCATTCAGCACATTGTGAAAAAACATTCCGATTTTGTGACCTATCCCGTGATCATGAATCTGGAAAAAAGCGAGCCCCTCCCTGAAAATGAAATCATCAAGGACAAGGACGGCAAGCCCATCGGAGACACCTTTAAAAAGGTGCGCAAAGACGAAACCCTCAACTCCATGAAAGCCATCTGGGCCCAGCCCAAAGAAGAAGTCACTGAACAGGAGCATGAAGAGTTCTACAAACATATCAGCCACAACTGGGACAAGCCTTTGGCCGTGATCCACAACAAGTTCGAAGGGGTCACTGAATATGATGTGCTCATGTATATTCCGTCCAAGGCCCCGTTCGACCTGTTTAGGCCCGAGCGCAAGCACGGCATGCAGCTGTACTGCAAACGGGTGTTTATCATGGATGACTGCAAGGAACTGCTGCCCGATTATCTGGGGTTTGTCCAGGGGGTGGTGGATGCCCCGGACCTGAATCTGAACGTGAGCCGGGAGATCCTCCAGGAAGACCGGCTGGTGAGAAATATCCGCAAGAACCTGGTGAAACGGGTGTTCAGCACCTTAGAGGAGATGGACCCGGAAAAATACGAGGAATTCTACAATGAATTCGGCCAGGCTTTGAAGGCCGGTATTCCCACGGACTTCACCAACAAGGAGCGGATTGCGGCCCTGCTGCGGTACAAGACCACCAAATCCGAGGGCAAATACGTGACCCTGGATCAGTATATCGGGAACATGAAAGAGGATCAGAAAGATATTTATTATATCACGGGTGAAAATCTGAACTCTTTGATGAACTCCCCGCTGCTGGAGTCTTTGAAAGCCAAAGACTATGAGGTGCTGCTCATGGTGGATCCCATTGACGAGTGGGTGACCCAGTCGTTGACGGAATACAAGGACAAGAAGCTCAAGAGCGCGGAAAAAGGCGATCTGGATGTGGAAAAGGTGGATGATGACAAGAAAAACGAATACTCGGCCCTGCTGTCTTTTCTCAAGGGCAAGCTGGAGAGCCATGTCAAGGATGTGGTGGTGTCCAACCGCCTGAAAGATTCCGTGTCCTGCCTGTCCGGGGATGACTGGGGCATGAGCGCCTACATGGAAAAAATTCTCAAGGCATCGGGCCAGAAAACCCCGGAACAGAAACGGGTGATGGAGGTCAATGTCAACCATCCGGTCATGGAAAAGATCAAACAGATATTCGAAACCGATACCACCAATCCCGTGCTTACGGATTACGCGGATCTGCTGTTTGACATTGCCGTGATCAGTGAGGGGGGCAAGCTGGACAACCCGTCGCGGTTCTCCAAACTCATGGGGGATCTGATGGCCAAAGCCATATGA
- a CDS encoding PaaI family thioesterase translates to MEQKAFQDYYSEEFSHCYGCGRLNKHGHQIKSYWDGEESVAVFTPEPYHIAIPGFVYGGLIASLVDCHGTGTAAAATYKAQGRAMDTQPALRFVTGSIHVDYLAPTPLGVPLELRGTVSEMGPKKVVVDIRVSAEGKLCAKGRVIAVKMPDTMMAKK, encoded by the coding sequence ATGGAACAAAAAGCGTTTCAAGACTATTATTCGGAAGAATTCAGCCATTGCTACGGTTGCGGCCGGCTCAACAAACACGGGCACCAGATCAAAAGTTATTGGGACGGAGAGGAAAGCGTGGCTGTTTTCACTCCCGAACCCTATCACATCGCTATTCCCGGATTTGTCTACGGCGGGTTGATCGCCTCTTTAGTGGACTGTCACGGCACGGGCACGGCTGCAGCCGCCACATATAAAGCCCAGGGCCGGGCCATGGATACCCAGCCGGCGTTGCGGTTTGTCACGGGCTCCATTCATGTGGATTATCTGGCCCCCACCCCGCTGGGCGTGCCTCTGGAACTGCGGGGCACGGTATCGGAAATGGGCCCTAAAAAAGTGGTGGTGGACATCCGGGTTTCCGCAGAAGGCAAACTGTGCGCCAAAGGCCGGGTCATTGCCGTGAAAATGCCGGACACCATGATGGCAAAAAAATAA